The following proteins are encoded in a genomic region of Triticum dicoccoides isolate Atlit2015 ecotype Zavitan chromosome 1B, WEW_v2.0, whole genome shotgun sequence:
- the LOC119336285 gene encoding plant UBX domain-containing protein 10-like translates to MAETVDDKLAYFQAVTGISDPDLCTEILVANNWDLQLAVSSITGDPSSPEPSTYAPPPPPPLESDSIAYHPPAPAPQQQQQPGIAWRLVTLPFYVVSGGVGLVTGSIRLGVWVASGVLSRSLSLLGLALGGGDRLLELPPSAAEAVDFLAEFEHEFGAGRGPRFVAEGFADALQRAQREYKLLFVYLHSPDHPDTPAFCGGCLCSEPVAAFIDENFVAWGGSIRRTEGFKMSNSLNASRFPFCALVMASTNQRIVLLQQVEGPKSPEEMITILQRVVEECTTSLVAARIEAEERLNNQRLREEQDAAYRAALEADQARERQMREEQERLEREAAEAERKRIEDEEAQARAVQEAAEKEAALARRRQEKAMALGAEPEKGPDITRVLIRFPTGERKERRFHSSATITSIYDYVDSLDCLKAEKYSLVSNFPRVTYGPEKNSQTLVEAGLHPQASLFIEIEQ, encoded by the exons ATGGCCGAGACCGTCGACGACAAGCTCGCCTACTTCCAGGCCGTCACAGGCATCTCCGACCCCGACCTCTGCACCGAGATTCTCGTGGCCAACAACTGGGACCTCCAGCTCGCCGTCTCCTCCATCACCGGCGACCCCTCCTCGCCCGAGCCGTCCACTTACGCCCCGCCGCCCCCGCCTCCGCTGGAGTCCGATTCCATCGCCTACCACCCCCCTGCGCCGgctccgcagcagcagcagcagcccggGATCGCGTGGAGGCTGGTGACGCTCCCCTTCTACGTCGTCTCCGGTGGGGTCGGCCTCGTCACCGGTTCCATCCGTCTCGGTGTCTGGGTCGCAAGCGGCGTGCTGTCCCGATCCCTCTCCCTCCTCGGCCTCGCGCTGGGCGGAGGTGACCGCTTGCTTGAGCTGCCCCCCTCCGCTGCCGAGGCGGTTGacttcctggccgagttcgagcacGAGTTTGGGGCTGGCCGTGGCCCGCGCTTCGTTGCTGAGGGATTTGCCGACGCGCTGCAGCGTGCACAGCGTGAATACAAGCTTCTCTTCGTGTACCTCCACTCCCCTGACCACCCGGATACCCCAGCATTCTGCGGTGGTTGCCTCTGCTCTGAGCCGGTGGCCGCCTTCATAGATGAGAACTTCGTTGCATGGGGTGGTAGCATCAGAAGGACTGAAGGGTTCAAGATGAGCAACAGCCTGAACGCATCACGCTTCCCGTTTTGTGCGCTAGTCATGGCATCTACGAACCAGAGAATTGTGCTGTTGCAGCAG GTTGAGGGGCCCAAATCACCTGAAGAAATGATAACAATTCTTCAGAGAGTTGTTGAAGAATGCACTACGTCCCTTGTTGCTGCCAGGATTGAAGCTGAAGAAAGACTAAACAATCAACGTTTGCGTGAGGAACAAGATGCTGCTTACAGAGCTGCACTTGAAGCTGATCAG GCCAGGGAACGCCAGATGAGAGAGGAACAAGAAAGACTTGAAAGAGAGGCCGCGGAGGCTGAGAGGAAGCGTATAGAAGACGAGGAAGCACAAGCCAGGGCAGTCCAAGAAGCAGCTGAAAAGGAAGCCGCTCTTGCAAGGAGACGGCAAGAGAAGGCAATGGCTCTTGGCGCTGAGCCAGAGAAAGGGCCTGACATTACTCGA GTTCTTATAAGATTTCCAACTGGAGAGCGCAAAGAAAGGAGATTCCACAGTTCCGCCACCATTACCTCGATATATGACTATGTTGATTCTTTGGATTGCTTGAAAGCGGAAAAGTACAGCCTAGTTTCTAATTTTCCACGGGTAACATACGGTCCTGAAAAGAACTCCCAAACGCTGGTGGAAGCAGGTTTGCACCCACAAGCAAGCCTATTTATCGAGATAGAACAATGA